Proteins encoded within one genomic window of Augochlora pura isolate Apur16 chromosome 11, APUR_v2.2.1, whole genome shotgun sequence:
- the LOC144477079 gene encoding uncharacterized protein LOC144477079 isoform X2 — MSLIHLTFSVEKIRKIDVQQNLDFSNERSIQNFIKENAGFFDKLNSLSNKQILTSHLNNINTRILQKTKAKKRNIENIKKMELKVSNKNISCKEKVRATVRHKLRESKTEVLPRLERDKNIHRKTNTKSKSAKAVIENNNKFCNESTRFDSYKSIYSFVPKYGNRKTLIKNNWLENLIDVTKEEIETARKILWFHAKDTEFLRRKLHVSLYIAKNKDYDVDTSNRMIYNQILCHHAILCLIEPSDKVFVLVEDDLTFVIKKYLSQGYNYHFEYQRDSQNYFTALIILNHWAKVLIQHSNTMMMRTICGILGCDIHQILVLHGP, encoded by the exons ATGTCTTTGATACATTTGACGTTTTCCG ttgaaaAGATCAGAAAGATTGATGtacaacaaaatttagatttctCTAATGAAAGAAGCATACAAAACTTCATAAAAGAAAATGCTGGTTTCTTtgacaaattgaattctttgaGCAATAAACAGATATTAACTTCAcacttaaataatatcaatacaaGAATACTGCAGAAGACGAAGGCCAAGAaaagaaacattgaaaatattaaaaaaatggagCTGAaagtatcaaataaaaatatatcttgtAAGGAAAAAGTGAGAGCAACTGTAAGACATAAATTGCGCGAATCAAAAACAGAAGTATTACCTAGATTAGAAAGAGATAAGAACATTCATCGAAAAACGAATACAAAAAGCAAATCTGCTAAGGCGgtgattgaaaataataataaattctgtaatgAATCTACTCGTTTTGATAGTTACAAAAGTATCTATAGCTTTGTACCCAAGTATGGTAATCGGAAaactttgattaaaaataattggttAGAAAATCTGATAGATGTTACAAAAGAGGAAATAGAGACGGCAAGAAAAATCTTATGGTTCCATGCAAAAGATACAGAATTTCTTAGGAGGAAACTACATGTTTCTCTTTATATTGCAAag aataAAGATTACGATGTCGACACAAGCAATCGGATGATATATAATCAAATTCTCTGTCACCATGCAATTTTATGTTTGATCGAGCCAAGTGACAAAGTTTTTGTTTTAGTTGAAGATGATTTAACATTTGTTATCAAAAAGTATCTATCACAAggatataattatcattttgaaTATCAAAg aGATTCGCAGAACTATTTTACCgctttgattattttaaatcattggGCTAAAGTTTTAATCCAACACTCGAATACAATGATGATGCGGACAATCTGTGGTATACTAGGATGCGATATACACCAAATATTAGTTTTGCATGGCCCTTAA
- the LOC144477079 gene encoding uncharacterized protein LOC144477079 isoform X1 — protein sequence MIHLSMLNMDNFVHTFVQNLSLKIEFPVCKNHPKITFIKYVDNAYRIKRRSLFTVEKIRKIDVQQNLDFSNERSIQNFIKENAGFFDKLNSLSNKQILTSHLNNINTRILQKTKAKKRNIENIKKMELKVSNKNISCKEKVRATVRHKLRESKTEVLPRLERDKNIHRKTNTKSKSAKAVIENNNKFCNESTRFDSYKSIYSFVPKYGNRKTLIKNNWLENLIDVTKEEIETARKILWFHAKDTEFLRRKLHVSLYIAKNKDYDVDTSNRMIYNQILCHHAILCLIEPSDKVFVLVEDDLTFVIKKYLSQGYNYHFEYQRDSQNYFTALIILNHWAKVLIQHSNTMMMRTICGILGCDIHQILVLHGP from the exons ATGATACACTTATCAATGCTAAATATGGACAATTTTGTACACACGTTTGTTCAAAATTtaagtttgaaaattgaatttcctgTTTGTAAAAATCATCCGAAAATCACGTTTATTAAGTATGTTGATAATGCGTATAGAATTAAACGCCGATCattatttacagttgaaaAGATCAGAAAGATTGATGtacaacaaaatttagatttctCTAATGAAAGAAGCATACAAAACTTCATAAAAGAAAATGCTGGTTTCTTtgacaaattgaattctttgaGCAATAAACAGATATTAACTTCAcacttaaataatatcaatacaaGAATACTGCAGAAGACGAAGGCCAAGAaaagaaacattgaaaatattaaaaaaatggagCTGAaagtatcaaataaaaatatatcttgtAAGGAAAAAGTGAGAGCAACTGTAAGACATAAATTGCGCGAATCAAAAACAGAAGTATTACCTAGATTAGAAAGAGATAAGAACATTCATCGAAAAACGAATACAAAAAGCAAATCTGCTAAGGCGgtgattgaaaataataataaattctgtaatgAATCTACTCGTTTTGATAGTTACAAAAGTATCTATAGCTTTGTACCCAAGTATGGTAATCGGAAaactttgattaaaaataattggttAGAAAATCTGATAGATGTTACAAAAGAGGAAATAGAGACGGCAAGAAAAATCTTATGGTTCCATGCAAAAGATACAGAATTTCTTAGGAGGAAACTACATGTTTCTCTTTATATTGCAAag aataAAGATTACGATGTCGACACAAGCAATCGGATGATATATAATCAAATTCTCTGTCACCATGCAATTTTATGTTTGATCGAGCCAAGTGACAAAGTTTTTGTTTTAGTTGAAGATGATTTAACATTTGTTATCAAAAAGTATCTATCACAAggatataattatcattttgaaTATCAAAg aGATTCGCAGAACTATTTTACCgctttgattattttaaatcattggGCTAAAGTTTTAATCCAACACTCGAATACAATGATGATGCGGACAATCTGTGGTATACTAGGATGCGATATACACCAAATATTAGTTTTGCATGGCCCTTAA
- the LOC144477079 gene encoding INO80 complex subunit C-like isoform X4, whose translation MVSEEVVEFNKKSQPIFKNPVFQQKFRPTSITGKKRTWRSLKQVLAQERALPWPIEIVHYSSINAPPSFKPAKKYSDISGLPARYTDPQTKLYYATAEEFATVRSLPMDITAGYLALRGASSIVG comes from the exons ATGGTGAGCGAAGAAGTAGTGGAGTTTAATAAGAAGTCACAgccaattttcaaaaatccaGTATTTCAGCAAAAATTCCGGCCGACTAGCATCACTGGAAAGAAAAGAACCTGGCGTTCATTGAAGCAGGTCTTGGCTCAGGAACGTGCATTACCGTGGCCCATAGAAATAGTACATT ATAGTTCTATTAATGCACCTCCAAGCTTCAAACCAGCAAAGAAATACTCGGATATTTCTGGACTACCG GCACGATATACGGATCCACAAACAAAGTTATATTATGCGACCGCCGAAGAGTTTGCAACAGTTCGAAGTTTACCAATGGATATAACTGCTGGATACTTGGCATTACGCGGCGCTTCTAGTATAGTTGGCTAA
- the LOC144477079 gene encoding INO80 complex subunit C-like isoform X3, whose translation MVSEEVVEFNKKSQPIFKNPVFQQKFRPTSITGKKRTWRSLKQVLAQERALPWPIEIVHYSSINAPPSFKPAKKYSDISGLPVHARYTDPQTKLYYATAEEFATVRSLPMDITAGYLALRGASSIVG comes from the exons ATGGTGAGCGAAGAAGTAGTGGAGTTTAATAAGAAGTCACAgccaattttcaaaaatccaGTATTTCAGCAAAAATTCCGGCCGACTAGCATCACTGGAAAGAAAAGAACCTGGCGTTCATTGAAGCAGGTCTTGGCTCAGGAACGTGCATTACCGTGGCCCATAGAAATAGTACATT ATAGTTCTATTAATGCACCTCCAAGCTTCAAACCAGCAAAGAAATACTCGGATATTTCTGGACTACCGGTACAT GCACGATATACGGATCCACAAACAAAGTTATATTATGCGACCGCCGAAGAGTTTGCAACAGTTCGAAGTTTACCAATGGATATAACTGCTGGATACTTGGCATTACGCGGCGCTTCTAGTATAGTTGGCTAA
- the P23 gene encoding cytosolic prostaglandin E synthase — protein MTQEGQLPPPPVMWAQRRDTLYVTICLEDCKDRVIEVEPEKIYFKGIGGTEQKMHEVTINLYNEIVPSKTIKYLKGRTFELVLSKKDEGPYWPRLTKEKTKAHWLKSDFNKWKDEDESGDEFFSGENDNLEDIMRQMGGLGGSGGSGSSHKPSCRKFEDMGDEDNEIDSDDSDLPDLIE, from the exons ATGACTCAAGAAGGCCA atTACCTCCGCCACCTGTTATGTGGGCTCAGAGGAGAGATACTTTATACGTTACCATCTGCTTAGAAGATTGTAAGGATCGTGTTATTGAAGTTGAAccagaaaaaatatattttaaaggaaTCGGCGGAACAGAACAAAAAATGCATGAAGTTACGATCAATctatataatgaaattgttccaagtaaaacaattaaatacttaaaagGAAGGACTTTCGAATTAGTTCTTTCTAAAAAGGATGAGGGACCGTATTGGCCAAGATTAACAAAGGAAAAAACAAAAGCTCATTGGCTGAAGAGCGATTTCAACAAATGGAAGGATGAAGATGAAAGCGGGGACGAATTTTTCTCGGgcgaaaatgataatttagaAGAC ATAATGAGACAAATGGGAGGTTTGGGTGGTTCTGGTGGTTCAGGGTCATCCCATAAGCCATCTTGCAGAAAATTTGAGGACATGGGAGACGAAGACAATGAAATTGATAGCGATGATAGCGATTTACCTGACTTAATCGAGTGA